TTGTGGAATACAAGGAGGAACGAGCGGTGATGCGCGCGCGTCGGGACGCTAACAAATTAGTGGTGGACCAGCACGAACTGTTTGTGGACTTTGAGCAGGAAAGAACACTGAAAGGGTGGGTACCACGGCGTTTGGGGGGAGGTCTAGGAGGTAGGAAGGAGTCTGGGCAGCTAAGGTTCGGTGGAAGAGACAGACCCTTCCGTAAACCCATCAACTTGCCCCCCACTTTCAACCAAGACAGGCCGACAGAACgaaggtgggagagaggaggcgAGAGAGAAGACTGGAATAAGGAAAGACACCGAGGAGCTTCTCCAGGCAGAGATTCTGGCTATATGGACCGGAGAGGGGAACGAGAGAGGGGCataggaagaagagaagagccAGACCGAGGaatggaaaagagagaagagagggggatgagctACAGAGATAAAGACTACTATAGAGACAGGAGGGATGACAGACGATCGAGGGATGACCGTTATGAAAGAGACTcaaaaagaagaagagatgacaaacatgcagaaaaacacagaggggatgagaggagataAACTTCAAAATATGACCTCGAAGTCCTCCAAAAGGAGTCTTTTTGGAGGGATTGTGTTGCAGTGCCCTTGGAGTTCAGATAGCCCCAGCCTGCATAGGTGGGTGTGGCTtaaaaatgacaacaacaaTAAGTTTAATGCTTCAGTAACTTTAATTTCTATTGGAGAATTGTAACCACTTTTAAAGCACAAGGAGATCCATATGTGACCATGTTATGTGTGACTGGCTGTTGTTGGATTTATTCAGAATGACAGGAATTCagtccccccacccacccaaatAATTAACACACTGTGTCATTGGTAAAATAAAAACCAGATGCCAGATCATCTTAAAGAAGTAAAACTACTACAAGGAATGGGTCTGTGACAAGCCAAATCCTTTTTTACTGTATAAGCCTTGGAACTTCAGTATGCAGTGTGTTCTACAATTTGTAGGCTTATATTCCTTTCTATTATTTCCTAATAAAAGAGAATGCTGCATGTTGTAAATGTCTTGTGCTTTCATTAAGACACTTTTTCTACTTCAATAACTCTGAAGCTGATGCATCAGCATCCACAAGAGAATAACATAGCTGATGGATCCATGTTCCATCCAAGCAGTTGTCAAAGTatcttaaattaaaaaaaaataaaacaaccaAAATATCCCTGTCCAATTCCCTTCAATGCAATGCCAGAGTGCACTTTGATTAGAAGCTGCCAATCATATGCTGATCAATATGGTGAGAAAACTACTTACACAAAAGCTATAAGTTAAGATGGGACTTCAAGTTACTTAATTCCAACAACCCACTGCAAGATGGCATTACATTTTTCCTTGAATCCTTGAGCAGGCTTTCACCTTCAGTTTTTAAGTGCTTTCAGCCTGTCATTGAGCAGagttatacatacacacacatatacacactccaaTGAGcctattaaatattaatatatcCACTTTCAATATGTTTCCATTGCATTGTACACAGATCGCAAaaagatctttttaaaaaatgcttCTCCACATGGTAAGTAATCCCTTGTGAGTTTGCCATTTCTTACCCTTACTGGCTGTGCTTTACAAGCcattaaaaatgtgtttgtattCCCTTATCCATTCATCTCCACACCCCCACAGACTTCCTGTTCCTACATGTTTCCAAACTCATTTAGCCTACTCTGAACTGCATTACCTACGAAATCCAACCTTTTCTCTTTCCATCTGGCGTGACGCACTCAGTCTACGTGTCTCGTCCTCCTCGTCTTTCCCACACCTGTGAGCTAAAACAGGGTTAACAGTCTCTTATTTCAGTTTTTGTTCTCCTTCAGGGTGCCTTGTTCCAGTTTGTTCTGGGAGAACATCATCACACCTGCTGATGagcagcattcacacacacacacacacacacacacacacacacaaagaacccTTCCTCCAATGCAGAACTCCATGGACCTCTCACCCAAACTTTAGCAGCTTCAGGCCAAGAATGATGCACACCACACGCACAAGTGGAGAGGGGTTGTAACGAGTGTGATGGTTTTGGATAATACTTTGTTGGCTTTCTTTGtcgtttctgttttgtttttgtctgtttcagGAGGTGCTGTTATGGGACaaagggggtggaggggtggagggatggGTACATGGGATTGGCAGGATTCCCTCTGCggtgctgccatctagtggctcTGTGGGCTGTTTGCAATAAGCTGTGTGGGTCTGTTGAGGGCATCCTAAAGCGAGCGTTAGTGGAGTCCTTCCGGGGAATCCATGTGCTGTAGCGCTTCCTGTGCCTGCTCTGTATATGGCTCCACCCCTCCGCCCCAGGGGCCGCCTACTTCCTGTCCGGGCTGTTGACCGCTGCGGCGTTTGGAGAAGAGGCTAAACCtttgtgagagaaacagagaaagaatgagagggagggagaaagagatgggaggggagtTAAACTTTGTAATCCTTGGGTTGGGGAGGAGGAATGGGTAGAGAAAATATATTGATACAGAACAAATCTCAAAATgagctaaaataaataaattgtattAGATTAACACACCAGCTGCTAAAAGGTAATCAAAACAATGTATATTGCCTGTCTGGTAAGTGCAGAGTACTGTCTAGAAAAAGACAATGTCATTAACCAGATGCTAGAACAATGTGATGACTCTTTAGTAGTGTGGTTTCTCTTCAGAGGTGATGGCATACCAAATCAAGCAGCATGAGCTGGAAAGGATCTCCGTTATAAGAACAGGAAACATCCGTTTTGCCTCCTTTAAGGCTCAGTATGTAGGAACATAAATTTTGTCTCTGGAATGAAATGAAAGTAATTTTACTTTCTAGtctaccagccaatcagaacttGCATGACAGTCTTGCATGAGACTTGAGTCATGCCAAATGTCACGAGAGAAAGAGGCACAGGGCATATAAGGTCCAAGGTCATCTCTGCGTGCTTTATGAATGCATGACAATGGCCTTGTTAAAAGTTTTTACACCCTGAAATGACtttcattccttctctctctctctctttcaagagaagaaaaaaacaaacatgctatCTCCCATTATACCAGCTCATAAAGCTCAGGAGAATCACCAGTTCATTCCTCCTACAGTCTACTCGGTCACTaagccagaggctgaagcagtgggctggcagagtgtgtgagtgaggagcGAATCACTGATTAAGGGGGGAGGGTTACAGAGGACCactggggtgggtggtggtggggggaggggggaggcagCAGGCGGTGAGGAGGCGATGAAGAGACAAACAGACTTAATTCTGACTGGCTGATTCCAATGATCCTTGCTGCTACATATGGAGGCAGCAgcaaagatggccgccacaaatcagccaatcagaatgcaCGGTTCAACTGAGTTTGTTTGATttaggtgggtgggggtggagtggAGATGGGAGCGCATGCGGCACATGCAGAATCATTATGTGTTAAAAACAGAACAAGAAGGGGAGGGCGGTCATACAAGAGACATAAGCCGTCTGATTGGCTGTAAAGTGGGGTCATCTGGAATCAGGCCAGCCGCCACCATCGGCATGATGGCAGTAAAGATCCTGTCatagagaggcacacacacacacacacacacacatacataaaagtCAAAGGTCATCTTcagctcctcacacacaccctcctacaCCTGCTGCTTCTGTAGTAGCCATGAAGTAGTTTAGACTGCCAACGGCCCAATAATCCTGATCAGGCTTTAATGGACATGGCAAGTCAGACAGATGGACAAGCCAGCGGtcaacactctgtctctctcaggaaATCTTCTAAAAGAAATTGCTGCTAGAGTAAGAAACTCCTTTCAGGGCCATGgtgaagtgagtgtgtgattgaaaagttttttttgttttttgtttttgaagaatgTGAAAAGATCTGTGTGCACAATGTAGTTTAAGTAGATCAAGCCTCACTCCCTCCCATAGGGTTTTTACTGATGTTACGTTGATATGATTGTGCATGCTGTTTGCGTATTTTTCGGGGTTTTACAGATTGttacatgactgtgtgtgtctggttgtgttGGAGCATGCATATGGCTGGTCACCGCTGGCTATGTGGCCAGATACATACAGGCGCTTGATCCCCGACTCAGGCTGAGCAGAGGGACGAGGGCGTGGCATCATCATGAAGGCGGTGTCTGCAGGGGCCGGGGGGACTTCGTCTTCCTGCTCctcactgcagagagagagagagagagagagagaaacaaatccCTGATTAATCAACTGGAAACTTCACCAATCACATGACAGGAAAAGATCAGTCATCCCGTGCTAAATGTACTTCTGCTTTCCAGATGATTTCTTTCCAATCTGCCATTATTTGCTCTCAGtacagtgcatacggaaagtattcacaaCCCTTCActtttgttatgttatgttatgtatcTATATGTTATGTATCTATATGTTATGTATCTATTCAAAAAAaattttctcatcaatctacacttTTAtcttggataaaagtgtcttctaaatgaatacatatgtatgtaaatAAGCCAAATGATTTGTTTCTAATCTGTGGGTGAGTGTAATGATGAGTGAGGGGAAATGTGTGATTGCCTTTTGTAGTAGGCGATCTCCTCCTGTAACATGAAGACTTTGGCTTTCAGCTCATTCCTCTCATGCAGGACGTCTCGAAGCTCTTGCAGTGTGAAGCGCGGGCGGTTGGGGTCTTTGGAGTCCAGATTAGCCGCATCCTCATCACACAGCGCCTCCTGCAGGTCAGGTGGTAAAGTCAGTATCAACCAGCACACAACAGGTTGTGTTTGCGTGAGTATTGTCATTCAGAATGGATTGAAGCACCCAAAGGACACAAACATAGTGACATCTCACTGAAACAGAATTCACAGTTAGCTCATATTCAGTGTATGAGGATGTttcaaaaagacacacacacccatacccaaACAGTTCAAATCCATGTATTATATTTCAATCATAGGTCAATTAACTCAATTGATCTTTAGCTTTCATTAGCTTTCCATTATGTCAAAACTTTATCAGATCATGAGTTAAACAAGAGCTGTTTAACTATATGAATGTACCATGCAAATCCACAATCTCGTAATCGTAATCCGTTATTATCACAAGTCTAGATCATGGCCTACTTGTATCAACACAACTGCAAaccaacacaacacatgcaaaCCAACGGCAATCAACAAGTATCTCACAAAACACATGCAGGCAGGGCACTCTATTCAAGGACTGGACCCTTCTTAGAATGTTTGCAAACTCTGTTAGTTTTGGCTGGGAACACTCCAACGACCAATGCGTTACTCAGCGTTACCCATAGCAACactgcttcctcctcctccacatcatcatcatcatcatcatcatcctcatcccgCTCCTCTGCGTAAAAGGAGGCttggggatagagagggaggtcAGACCATAGGCCATGTCCTCGAGAGGCACGTGGAGCAGCCCCATCAGACCGCTGGGGGCAGAGATTAGGAGACGCTTGGAAAAAGGAAGGGTCAACTTTCAGCACACCACAGCACTGTAATGTACTGCACTGGGCCGGTTGTAGCGCTATACTGTAATAATTACTGATTACTGACATGGAACCTTGAAAATGATAAAGCTATATGTCAATTTGTACAATGagtattcacatgaaagtcCTTGTGAGTTCACGAGGGAGTTTTTTCTCACCCCTCCAAAACATCTTCAAACATGTATCCCTGGTGCAAATGGACCAAATGTATTCACTGTATAGTaaatctgtacttttacttattCCAATGTCGTAGTGCTTTAATTACTACGATTATACAAACAATGACTTCAAGATACAATCACAAAGCATTTGTGTCAGATGTTTCTCAGAGTCCCTCAGCAGTAAAACTGTGTGCTCAATTATGTTTTCTGTTATTACATGAGAGTATAGTACACCTGCTGAAAGTCAGGTGGTATCCAAGGtttaatgattaaaaaaaaaaaaaaaaaaaaaaaatatatatatatatatatatatatatatatatatatatatatttttttttttttttttttttatataatatatataaataaaaagagagacatttCATATTTAAATACATACAACTAGATGAACTTCCACGTAAGGCCAAATCAGCAAATGTCTGTTTTGCTGTAAGCAATGAGTCCTTCAGAGGTAAACCAAGTTCACTAACCACCATCAATAGTAATAACTTTGGTAGCCAACACATTGCTCAGAGCTATAACTGCCACGTCAGTCGCCTCACGTTAGCAGTCCCATTGTGAGCACAAAAGCAGGACCCAGCAGTCTGTCACTCCCTGGCTTCCTGGCCGAGGCCATGGGTGTGAGTTAGAGTCTCTGGCTGGCCCGGGCTAAATATATCCATAACCTCACCCTACTTCCAGTCAGGACATAACTACACACTCTGTGACTCACCAAATACACTGAAGGGGATTACTCTGCAAGTGTACTGCAACAGCACTGAAAGGTGACAAATCTAAGAGTGGGCAGCAAAATATGTAGAGCGATTGTGTGTGGTATTttgttttacattacattttaaagGGTGGCCTACTGCTCTGCCATAGGGTGTACGTTCCCTACAAACAATGCATGTCAACAGGCATTCCTATTAACAACATGAAATAACATGGAATGTAATCAATAAAGTCAAGGTGATTTCCCTGTTTGACATATTAGCTCATTCTTTGAACATTGTCtatgacacattcatgtgtGGATAAAAGCTCTCATTGGTATCAAAGGAAATACATGAGCGTAGTGTATCCAAGTAAAACACGAATCTATGAATACGAATACTACGTGCAGTGTaatgatgggcaaatgaagctttggtgaaccactgaaagacagcagtgtgaagctagcgaCACTAATGAaataaatccaatatggccaccacatgtagatttttcaacataaaagtccttacccaaaccagtatgTAACCAAAAATAATGGTTTGcttaaggacttttatgttgaaaaatgatagtgtggcggccatcttttttttcagctagtgtcactagcttcacactgcagtggttcagtggttcaccaaagcttaatttgcccatcactagtgcAGTGCTTGTTGCTATTGTAGGTAGTACATTTCCGAGTTTGTCTCTACCACTGGCATGTCTTACCTGGGCCACCTGTGTCACCGGCTCTTGGGGCTGCTCCTCCTGGACAGGCCCAGTCTCCCGGTCTCCTTGGAGACGCTCGCGGAGCCTGGTCACTTCCTGGCGCAGGGCGTGCAGCTCCTGCTGGCGGGTCTGGCCCGAGGCCTCCAGGTCCACCTTCTGCTCGATCAGAGCCTTGCCTTGCGCCTCCACTACGCTCATCTTGTGCCGCAGGTCGTGGTTGATCTTCATGAGGcggttctgctgctgctggagctgtgagaggagagaggaagaaaggtgTAAGCGCAGCAGGAGAACAATATACAGCATATAGTGTTCTTACAAAAACATCAGGCATCAGTCAAATTGTCTAATTTACAGTGTTACACTTCTAAGAACACATTCAGAGCATTGAAAACATTGTGATGTATTGTGTAACGTAATAACTTAACATTGTGTATAACAACATCTATTACTGAGTGAACAACCGCTATAAAGTAATTTGTGTGACATTCTGTGTAGGGCTGCACAATAAATAGATGGTGAATTGAAATTGCAATTTGAACTACAGTAATGCAATTAGCTAATCGCAAAGTCTGCAATTAATCGTGTAGCTTGCAACGCTATCCCAATGGTTAATCTTGTCACATCTATGATGTTTTTGATGATTTTTATGTCATCCTCCTTGTGTGACAGTAAGGCTCACCCAAGAGGAGTACTGTGCTTCTGATATACTAAGTTTGCTCACTAATCAGAAGTTACACAACCCCACAACAACCATACACAACACCAAGTATCTCTACATTATAAAATAGTAAAGTGCTGTATCACTAGCACCAGTGTGCTATCAATAGTAAGGTGCAACATCACAAGTGACATTTCAAGTTATTTTCCCTAACTTATTCAGTAGTGTAATGCTGGTAGGAATAAATGATTTGCGAGCCCCACTGGTTTGTAAGGACGGCACCCTATATCTTCTGCCTAATGGCAGCACCTCATACACCTGGAATAGGGGATGTAACCTGTCACTGCAAATTGCTTGTCCTTTCCTCACCACTCTGGATTGTGGTCAAAGAATTGAACTGATGTCCAGCAATCTTGCTGGCCATGTTAACTATCCTGTGTAATTTAATTTTGTTTGTCACTGACAGTGAAAAATACCAGGCAATGGAGCAGAAAGTTAAAATACTCTCAACAAAAGAGCGATAGAAAAGGACCATCACGTCTCTCGCTACTCTGAACTGTCTTAGCTTCCGCATGAAATACAGTCGCTGCAAACCCTTTTTATAAATGGCATCAGTGTTGGAATTCCATGTTAGCTTGGCATCTATTATTGTTCCTAAGTATTTATACTCCCCTACCACTTCAATCCTTTGGCCCTCCATAGTCATCTGCTGGTGGGTCAAATCCCCACTTCTAAagtcaaatataattttttcgCAGAAGACAGGACCTGCACCACTCTGTAAACTGATTTACCCAAGCCCGGTAGTTGGTTTCATCATTGTCCCGTATCAAACCTACAATCACTGTATCGTCAGCTAATTTCACTGTAACATGCTCCGGTGTGTTGCTCCTGTCAGAAACATCACTTtggatattttccccaaattgtgcagccctaattCTGTGCAGTGCTCACTGCTTGGTTAGCGTTAATGTGAATGGTGCGTGATTTACAGCCTCGATGTCTTCACTCTTGAGGGTCAACTCGCGGTCTTTGGCCCGGATCTCGTCCCTCTGCTTGTCCACCACCTCCTTCAGCTT
The Alosa alosa isolate M-15738 ecotype Scorff River chromosome 12, AALO_Geno_1.1, whole genome shotgun sequence DNA segment above includes these coding regions:
- the snrnp35 gene encoding U11/U12 small nuclear ribonucleoprotein 35 kDa protein codes for the protein MNDWSPVAKVYDPLKAGSIDGTDVEPHDRAVWRAIQARYRPNKGIGGDPLLTLFVARLHQHTSEEKLHQVFSKYGDIQKLRLVRDVVTGFSRGYAFVEYKEERAVMRARRDANKLVVDQHELFVDFEQERTLKGWVPRRLGGGLGGRKESGQLRFGGRDRPFRKPINLPPTFNQDRPTERRWERGGEREDWNKERHRGASPGRDSGYMDRRGERERGIGRREEPDRGMEKREERGMSYRDKDYYRDRRDDRRSRDDRYERDSKRRRDDKHAEKHRGDERR
- the rilpl1 gene encoding RILP-like protein 1 isoform X4, producing the protein MEDFGTVLDKNVADMTVMDVYDIAAVVGQEFERIIDQYGCEVLSRLMPKVVRVLEILEVLVSRNSLTPETEELRLELDKLRLERMDRLEKEKKHKKELELVEDVWRGEAQDLLSQIAQLQEENKSLLSSMSIKDCPMTEEDLQRHEGMSERERLVMKKLKEVVDKQRDEIRAKDRELTLKSEDIEALQQQQNRLMKINHDLRHKMSVVEAQGKALIEQKVDLEASGQTRQQELHALRQEVTRLRERLQGDRETGPVQEEQPQEPVTQVAQEALCDEDAANLDSKDPNRPRFTLQELRDVLHERNELKAKVFMLQEEIAYYKSEEQEDEVPPAPADTAFMMMPRPRPSAQPESGIKRLFSLFSKRRSGQQPGQEVGGPWGGGVEPYTEQAQEALQHMDSPEGLH
- the rilpl1 gene encoding RILP-like protein 1 isoform X1, which codes for MEDFGTVLDKNVADMTVMDVYDIAAVVGQEFERIIDQYGCEVLSRLMPKVVRVLEILEVLVSRNSLTPETEELRLELDKLRLERMDRLEKEKKHKKELELVEDVWRGEAQDLLSQIAQLQEENKSLLSSMSIKDCPMTEEDLQRHEGMSERERLVMKKLKEVVDKQRDEIRAKDRELTLKSEDIEALQQQQNRLMKINHDLRHKMSVVEAQGKALIEQKVDLEASGQTRQQELHALRQEVTRLRERLQGDRETGPVQEEQPQEPVTQVAQRSDGAAPRASRGHGLWSDLPLYPQASFYAEERDEDDDDDDDDVEEEEAVLLWEALCDEDAANLDSKDPNRPRFTLQELRDVLHERNELKAKVFMLQEEIAYYKSEEQEDEVPPAPADTAFMMMPRPRPSAQPESGIKRLFSLFSKRRSGQQPGQEVGGPWGGGVEPYTEQAQEALQHMDSPEGLH
- the rilpl1 gene encoding RILP-like protein 1 isoform X2, producing MEDFGTVLDKNVADMTVMDVYDIAAVVGQEFERIIDQYGCEVLSRLMPKVVRVLEILEVLVSRNSLTPETEELRLELDKLRLERMDRLEKEKKHKKELELVEDVWRGEAQDLLSQIAQLQEENKSLLSSMSIKDCPMTEEDLQRHEGMSERERLVMKKLKEVVDKQRDEIRAKDRELTLKSEDIEALQQQQNRLMKINHDLRHKMSVVEAQGKALIEQKVDLEASGQTRQQELHALRQEVTRLRERLQGDRETGPVQEEQPQEPVTQVAQRSDGAAPRASRGHGLWSDLPLYPQASFYAEERDEDDDDDDDDVEEEEAVLLWEALCDEDAANLDSKDPNRPRFTLQELRDVLHERNELKAKVFMLQEEIAYYKSEEQEDEVPPAPADTAFMMMPRPRPSAQPESGIKRLIFTAIMPMVAAGLIPDDPTLQPIRRLMSLV
- the rilpl1 gene encoding RILP-like protein 1 isoform X3, giving the protein MEDFGTVLDKNVADMTVMDVYDIAAVVGQEFERIIDQYGCEVLSRLMPKVVRVLEILEVLVSRNSLTPETEELRLELDKLRLERMDRLEKEKKHKKELELVEDVWRGEAQDLLSQIAQLQEENKSLLSSMSIKDCPMTEEDLQRHEGMSERERLVMKKLKEVVDKQRDEIRAKDRELTLKSEDIEALQQQQNRLMKINHDLRHKMSVVEAQGKALIEQKVDLEASGQTRQQELHALRQEVTRLRERLQGDRETGPVQEEQPQEPVTQVAQRSDGAAPRASRGHGLWSDLPLYPQASFYAEERDEDDDDDDDDVEEEEAVLLWEALCDEDAANLDSKDPNRPRFTLQELRDVLHERNELKAKVFMLQEEIAYYKSEEQEDEVPPAPADTAFMMMPRPRPSAQPESGIKRLIFTAIMPMVAAGLIPDDPTLQPIRRLMSLV